A window of the Isosphaera pallida ATCC 43644 genome harbors these coding sequences:
- a CDS encoding MazG nucleotide pyrophosphohydrolase domain-containing protein has protein sequence MVTLRGFQSFIRAAFGSKDQARGDAATFLWLTEEFGELAAALRSGTQDELALEMADVLAWLASLANIRSVDLEAAVLAKYGQGCPACRSIPCGCHASVKP, from the coding sequence GTGGTGACGTTGCGTGGATTCCAATCGTTCATCCGAGCGGCTTTTGGTTCCAAGGATCAGGCCCGCGGCGACGCGGCTACGTTCCTTTGGCTCACCGAGGAATTCGGCGAACTCGCCGCAGCATTGAGGTCTGGCACCCAAGACGAACTGGCGCTAGAGATGGCCGACGTGTTGGCGTGGTTGGCGTCCTTGGCCAACATCCGGAGCGTCGATTTGGAAGCGGCGGTTCTCGCCAAGTACGGCCAGGGGTGTCCGGCCTGTCGTTCGATCCCCTGTGGTTGTCACGCCTCGGTCAAGCCGTAA
- the mog gene encoding molybdopterin adenylyltransferase, whose amino-acid sequence MSADSSSTALARIGVLTVSDRASRGEYEDRGGPAVVAYFERVLTSPWQAVRRIVPDERPAIEAALIDLCDREGCGLVVTTGGTGPAPRDVTPEATEAVCDRLMPGFGEAMRAASLLKVPTAILSRQLAGLRGRSLIINLPGQPKAIDECLDAVMPALPYCLDLIGGPYLTTDPAQLTAFRPKGS is encoded by the coding sequence ATGAGTGCTGATTCATCTTCCACCGCGTTGGCGCGGATCGGAGTTCTGACCGTGTCGGATCGAGCCAGTCGGGGCGAATACGAGGACCGGGGCGGCCCGGCCGTGGTCGCCTATTTCGAGCGGGTTCTGACCTCGCCGTGGCAGGCAGTCCGCCGAATCGTTCCCGATGAACGCCCCGCCATCGAAGCAGCCCTGATCGACCTGTGTGACCGCGAGGGGTGCGGGTTGGTAGTCACCACCGGAGGGACAGGACCGGCCCCGCGCGACGTGACTCCCGAGGCGACGGAGGCGGTTTGTGACCGACTGATGCCCGGTTTTGGAGAAGCGATGCGGGCCGCCTCGTTGCTCAAGGTGCCCACCGCGATCCTCTCACGACAACTCGCCGGTCTGCGGGGACGTTCGCTGATCATCAATCTGCCGGGCCAGCCGAAAGCCATCGACGAATGCCTCGACGCGGTCATGCCGGCCCTTCCCTATTGCTTGGACCTGATCGGCGGCCCTTACTTGACCACCGACCCCGCCCAGTTGACCGCCTTCCGCCCCAAAGGTTCTTGA
- a CDS encoding glycosyltransferase family 4 protein has protein sequence MILTTASASAGGAELCLADLVAAGVTGARLDVILGGSGQLADLIRERGLVPQSITPPNRLAQLGDAMTASHFLGRWTTLKRALLTLGAAWSHRRALHRVWHERTPAAVVTLDLKTHLLAVGAIPSASSLIWWMHDDPSIRPLTTPLLRRAVSLASRHPGGFGVVTCSHFVARQVQRALNPPAHVPILPIVNPIDLERLLGEGRHSPSNHTSSWGASSARTAGREVGGDGGSGARVRIGLVATYARWKGHEVFLKALAALPSRVVERVEGVVVGGPIYRNPQSQWSRGELEQLADQLGLGQPGRPSVRFRGHIDNPAKVFDDLDVVVHASTRPEPFGRVVAEALALGLPVVTPGLGGAAEAAGLDRNPGWDQVASQQAYRVHETCVTVPPNDPQALAEALIRLIEDEPLRHRLAQSGPAFARAAFDLSRLPDQWSEAIARVRASARARRRHIDPRFLDSDSCSSSISP, from the coding sequence GTGATTCTTACAACCGCCTCGGCCTCGGCAGGCGGCGCTGAGCTTTGTCTGGCCGACCTGGTCGCCGCGGGCGTGACCGGAGCCCGCCTCGACGTGATTCTGGGCGGTTCAGGGCAACTCGCTGACTTGATTCGAGAGCGAGGACTGGTGCCACAATCGATCACGCCCCCCAACCGCCTCGCTCAACTGGGCGACGCCATGACCGCCTCCCACTTCCTCGGACGTTGGACCACGCTCAAACGCGCTCTCCTCACCCTCGGGGCGGCCTGGAGTCATCGCCGCGCCCTTCACCGCGTCTGGCACGAGCGGACTCCTGCGGCGGTGGTCACGCTCGACCTGAAAACTCACCTTCTGGCCGTCGGCGCGATTCCCTCGGCATCAAGTCTCATCTGGTGGATGCACGACGATCCCTCGATCCGTCCGCTCACCACGCCCCTATTGCGACGGGCTGTGAGCTTGGCTTCACGCCACCCTGGGGGCTTCGGTGTGGTCACGTGTTCCCACTTCGTGGCGCGGCAGGTCCAGCGCGCGTTGAATCCTCCGGCTCATGTGCCGATACTTCCCATCGTCAACCCGATTGACCTGGAACGACTCTTGGGAGAAGGACGCCATTCCCCCTCGAACCATACGTCGAGTTGGGGCGCAAGTTCGGCGCGGACTGCGGGCCGCGAGGTCGGTGGGGACGGGGGCAGTGGGGCTCGGGTGCGGATTGGTCTCGTGGCGACTTACGCGCGTTGGAAGGGCCACGAGGTTTTCTTGAAGGCGTTGGCCGCCTTGCCCAGTCGTGTGGTCGAACGGGTTGAGGGGGTGGTGGTGGGAGGACCGATCTATCGCAACCCGCAGTCGCAGTGGAGTCGCGGCGAACTGGAACAACTCGCCGACCAACTGGGCTTGGGTCAACCCGGTCGTCCGTCGGTTCGCTTCAGGGGACACATCGACAACCCCGCCAAGGTGTTCGACGACCTTGACGTAGTGGTTCACGCCAGCACCCGCCCCGAACCCTTCGGCAGAGTCGTCGCCGAAGCTCTGGCGTTGGGTCTGCCGGTGGTGACGCCCGGCCTCGGCGGCGCGGCGGAAGCCGCCGGGTTGGATCGCAACCCCGGTTGGGACCAAGTTGCGTCCCAACAGGCTTATCGTGTCCACGAGACCTGTGTGACCGTTCCGCCCAACGATCCCCAGGCGCTGGCCGAGGCGTTGATTCGTTTGATCGAAGACGAACCACTGAGGCATCGTCTGGCCCAGTCGGGTCCGGCTTTTGCCCGAGCCGCGTTTGACCTAAGCCGCCTGCCCGATCAATGGTCCGAGGCGATTGCCCGCGTCCGCGCTTCGGCTCGCGCCCGGCGACGCCACATCGACCCGCGATTCCTCGACTCCGACTCCTGCTCATCATCAATTTCTCCTTGA
- a CDS encoding serine/threonine-protein kinase yields MTANDWVGSKLAGGRYLVTAKLGEGGMGHVYQARDRNLQVDVVVKAPRPELLGTGDVAERFAEEIRSLVQLAHPHIVRIIDVGDHRDIPFAVMQFLSGGSLEDRARGPNDTRIPLAVESLKEWLQSISEALDFIHRMNYVHRDVKPANILFDAHGNAYLGDFGVVKAVNAIAEDQDKRGLTRPGTALGTPEYMAPELIKGEPCGPASDQYSLAVTAYDLLTGRLPFEGATAAAILIKQMSGPPTSPSDLVPSIPRAVSRAILKAMSHDPAHRFESCAAFSYEVLSQLAAANRGTSGVRGAVAANDLVAGTGSSGSLPAIRPATTLIAVRLSSPLSAEELLGEIRGWLDRWNAKILEEQTGRVKLRFEQRGGWLDRFLKKEDCLIVDLIATPAPPTASQTTSSCRVDLTILYQGSRHATTELRDQADHILRLLKDSLLLIPFDPSTFSERRSGSADPTSDSPGSSPVVGTHVARAVGEWGDPSNGQTINPPAQTSFDPIRDALSSPTWVAPQSEAKAASETVATQSPSPAPPPAPAPPVQSDSPAPVASALTPSSTTAAEPQSKSPLPLPTLVEPPRPVSSPSAVVVESAAPAPPAVPPPTPPKPAAASYPSSTPAVTDQTQGGVARGSVTSEMKTVGGTVTMTVHPGHDDAYDLECKVVRVSRKAMNLISPRKLVASDVLIRLAAGYEPHRARIIHCLPRSDGQFQVGIVLTDPPPELTRMFEAVHTSTIRTVPPPTGS; encoded by the coding sequence ATGACGGCCAATGACTGGGTCGGTTCCAAACTCGCCGGGGGGCGGTATCTCGTGACCGCCAAGCTCGGCGAAGGGGGCATGGGGCACGTCTACCAAGCCCGCGACCGCAATCTTCAAGTCGATGTCGTGGTCAAAGCCCCCCGACCCGAACTGCTGGGCACCGGCGACGTGGCCGAACGGTTCGCCGAGGAAATTCGGTCGTTGGTGCAACTGGCTCATCCCCACATTGTGCGGATCATCGACGTAGGGGATCATCGGGACATTCCCTTCGCCGTCATGCAGTTTCTCTCCGGCGGCAGTCTGGAGGACCGAGCGCGTGGCCCCAACGACACCCGGATTCCTCTGGCGGTGGAGAGCCTCAAGGAATGGCTGCAATCCATTTCTGAAGCGCTCGACTTCATCCATCGGATGAACTACGTCCACCGCGACGTGAAGCCGGCCAACATCCTGTTCGACGCCCACGGCAATGCCTATCTCGGCGACTTCGGCGTGGTCAAGGCGGTCAACGCTATTGCCGAGGATCAAGACAAACGGGGATTGACCCGTCCCGGCACCGCGCTGGGAACTCCGGAGTACATGGCTCCTGAGCTGATCAAAGGCGAACCCTGCGGCCCGGCGTCGGATCAATACTCCTTGGCGGTGACGGCCTACGACCTCTTGACCGGTCGGTTGCCGTTCGAGGGGGCGACCGCGGCGGCCATTTTGATTAAGCAGATGAGCGGACCGCCCACGTCGCCGTCGGATTTGGTTCCCTCAATTCCGCGGGCCGTCTCCAGGGCAATCCTCAAGGCAATGTCGCACGACCCGGCTCACCGTTTCGAGTCATGCGCAGCGTTCAGCTACGAGGTCTTGTCCCAATTGGCGGCCGCCAACCGGGGAACAAGCGGCGTCCGCGGAGCCGTTGCGGCCAACGACTTGGTCGCCGGGACCGGTTCCTCAGGGAGTCTACCCGCGATCCGCCCGGCGACCACGTTGATCGCCGTGCGGCTCTCCTCTCCCCTTAGCGCCGAGGAACTTCTGGGCGAGATTCGCGGTTGGCTCGATCGCTGGAACGCCAAAATCCTGGAGGAGCAGACCGGACGAGTCAAGCTCCGGTTCGAACAGCGCGGCGGTTGGCTCGATCGTTTTCTCAAGAAAGAAGACTGCTTGATTGTCGATTTGATCGCCACGCCCGCTCCGCCGACCGCCTCCCAAACCACCTCCTCCTGTCGGGTCGATCTGACGATCCTCTATCAAGGAAGCCGTCACGCCACCACCGAACTACGCGACCAAGCCGACCACATTCTGCGATTGCTCAAAGATTCGTTGCTGCTCATTCCGTTCGACCCTTCGACGTTCAGCGAGCGACGTTCGGGTTCAGCCGATCCCACCTCGGACTCTCCAGGTTCGTCGCCTGTCGTCGGCACCCACGTTGCGCGAGCCGTTGGCGAATGGGGCGATCCCTCAAACGGTCAGACGATCAACCCTCCGGCGCAGACCTCGTTCGACCCCATCCGGGACGCATTGTCGTCTCCCACTTGGGTTGCGCCGCAGTCCGAAGCCAAAGCCGCATCCGAGACGGTTGCGACGCAATCCCCCTCCCCTGCTCCGCCCCCCGCGCCCGCTCCCCCCGTTCAAAGCGATTCGCCTGCCCCGGTCGCGTCGGCATTGACGCCGTCCTCCACCACCGCGGCTGAGCCGCAGTCCAAGTCGCCGCTTCCCCTCCCCACCCTTGTTGAGCCGCCTAGGCCGGTTTCGTCCCCGTCGGCGGTTGTGGTCGAGTCCGCCGCGCCGGCTCCGCCGGCGGTTCCGCCGCCCACTCCGCCAAAGCCGGCGGCCGCGTCCTACCCAAGTTCCACACCCGCCGTCACCGACCAAACTCAGGGTGGGGTGGCGCGTGGATCAGTCACGAGCGAGATGAAAACGGTCGGCGGCACGGTCACCATGACTGTTCACCCCGGCCACGACGACGCTTACGACCTGGAATGCAAAGTGGTGCGGGTGTCGCGCAAGGCGATGAATCTGATTAGCCCTCGCAAGTTGGTTGCGTCCGACGTTCTGATCCGCTTAGCCGCGGGTTACGAGCCGCATCGGGCCCGGATCATCCACTGTCTGCCCCGTTCGGACGGCCAGTTCCAGGTTGGGATCGTGTTGACCGATCCCCCCCCCGAATTGACCCGGATGTTCGAGGCCGTTCACACCTCAACCATTAGAACGGTGCCACCACCCACCGGCTCGTAA
- a CDS encoding phosphatase domain-containing protein — MEGSSLRSSLRLERFGAAYGDRVALVDITLSWPDRGVIAVVGPGSSGKSTLVRTLCGINASIVNFKTWGRVWYRDALLDVSNTAEDQGETSRPMLVAQKLRLLASTVARNAAMLFPDRHALSPREAAERVRDLLLHLGQDDLAARLEDQVVELSLGQQRRLALARLTPVDPAVVCLDEPTDGLEDQEADPLIDFIRAEGQRRCVVVVTHRLDHARRLAQGGRVLLIGGGRVLADQPTEEFFESPACPEAADYVRTGCCQVVAADADPDMLDPNQPPPPALPSEVREIREQARRPGSLRPPSGFRWLYPGRLAGTSKPGLLVELEEDLAGLAGLGITTLVCLTAETPPIASNDLARHGIRGLTLPMPDMGAPCLEDGLTFLEDLKHRLDAGEVVALHCRGGLGRTGMMLAAYLIYQGASALEALERVRQVEPKYVQSLTQVTFLDELARRLGRDSNPICPVWEGDSRVALAE; from the coding sequence ATGGAAGGCTCGTCATTACGTTCGTCGTTACGCTTGGAACGCTTCGGTGCCGCCTACGGGGATCGGGTGGCGTTGGTGGACATCACCTTGTCCTGGCCTGATCGTGGCGTGATCGCAGTGGTGGGACCAGGTTCCTCGGGAAAGTCCACCCTGGTGCGGACCCTGTGCGGCATCAACGCCTCCATCGTGAACTTCAAGACCTGGGGCCGGGTCTGGTACCGCGACGCGCTGTTGGACGTGTCCAACACGGCGGAGGACCAGGGCGAAACCAGTCGGCCAATGTTGGTCGCGCAAAAGCTGCGGTTACTGGCCTCGACCGTGGCCCGCAACGCCGCCATGCTGTTTCCCGATCGCCACGCCCTGAGTCCCCGCGAGGCGGCCGAGCGAGTCCGCGACCTTTTGCTTCACTTAGGACAGGACGATCTGGCCGCGCGTCTGGAGGATCAGGTCGTCGAATTGAGCCTGGGTCAACAACGTCGTTTGGCCCTGGCCCGGCTCACCCCAGTTGACCCCGCGGTGGTCTGCTTGGACGAACCCACTGACGGTCTGGAGGACCAGGAGGCCGATCCGCTCATTGACTTCATCCGAGCTGAGGGACAACGGCGCTGCGTGGTGGTGGTGACACATCGCTTGGACCACGCACGACGGTTGGCCCAGGGGGGGCGGGTGTTACTGATCGGGGGCGGTCGGGTGTTGGCTGATCAACCGACCGAAGAGTTTTTCGAGTCGCCCGCGTGCCCTGAGGCCGCGGACTATGTCCGCACCGGATGTTGCCAGGTGGTCGCCGCCGACGCCGACCCCGACATGCTCGATCCCAACCAACCCCCGCCCCCCGCGCTGCCCAGCGAAGTCCGGGAGATCCGCGAGCAGGCCCGCCGCCCCGGCTCGCTCCGTCCTCCCAGCGGCTTCCGCTGGCTCTATCCGGGACGTCTGGCCGGAACCTCCAAACCCGGTCTGTTGGTGGAGTTGGAGGAGGACCTGGCCGGCCTGGCCGGATTGGGAATCACCACCCTGGTCTGCTTGACCGCCGAAACCCCGCCCATCGCATCCAACGACCTGGCGCGGCACGGCATCCGTGGCCTGACACTGCCTATGCCCGACATGGGAGCGCCCTGTCTGGAAGATGGCTTGACCTTCCTCGAAGACTTAAAACACCGCCTCGACGCCGGCGAAGTCGTGGCCCTGCATTGCCGAGGCGGGTTGGGTCGCACCGGAATGATGCTGGCGGCGTATTTGATCTATCAAGGAGCCAGCGCGTTGGAGGCTCTGGAACGGGTTCGTCAGGTTGAACCCAAGTATGTTCAATCTCTCACTCAGGTTACCTTTCTCGACGAGTTGGCACGGCGTTTAGGTCGGGACTCCAACCCGATTTGTCCGGTCTGGGAGGGCGATTCTCGCGTCGCCCTGGCGGAATGA
- a CDS encoding serine/threonine protein kinase: MVNTEFDNRFVIESEINKNERAWVYRGVDKETGQEVAVKVLRPWTSASEKLESRFVQEFKLLKTLEHPNIVKVIQTGLTPNRFHYFAMELLKGQTLGQKLREVGRFPASKVADLLDQIAGAIDTAHARNVVHRDINPSNLMLHTDPTTGREVVKILDFGLAKIISENSGKAGAALTAAGVSVGTPAYMSPEQAMGKPIDKQSDIYSLGVTLYTLLTGVVPFERPNDYATMVAHVNDPIPWFSERGAANVVGPGVEAVVRMAMAKDPKDRPQSASELARLFREAVERPDRIPAAVQRMPSASTASTAPTLDPLASGSTLTAGAPVGANMMPVMLMGLVGLGLVVVGILWALR; the protein is encoded by the coding sequence ATGGTGAACACCGAGTTTGACAATCGATTCGTCATTGAATCCGAGATCAACAAGAATGAACGGGCCTGGGTCTATCGCGGGGTGGACAAGGAGACCGGTCAGGAGGTGGCGGTCAAGGTTCTGCGTCCCTGGACCAGCGCCAGCGAGAAGCTGGAGTCGCGGTTCGTGCAGGAGTTCAAGTTGCTCAAGACGTTGGAACACCCCAACATCGTGAAGGTGATCCAAACCGGGCTGACGCCCAACCGCTTCCACTACTTTGCGATGGAGTTGCTCAAGGGGCAGACCCTAGGGCAGAAGTTGCGCGAGGTGGGTCGGTTCCCGGCGTCCAAGGTGGCCGACTTGTTGGATCAGATCGCCGGAGCGATTGACACGGCCCACGCGCGCAACGTGGTTCACCGGGACATCAATCCCAGCAACCTGATGTTGCACACCGACCCAACGACTGGGCGCGAAGTGGTCAAGATTCTCGATTTTGGTTTGGCCAAGATCATTTCGGAAAACTCGGGCAAAGCGGGCGCGGCGTTGACCGCGGCGGGGGTCAGCGTGGGCACGCCGGCCTACATGAGTCCCGAGCAGGCGATGGGCAAGCCGATTGACAAGCAGTCGGACATTTACTCGCTGGGGGTGACTCTCTACACCTTGCTGACCGGGGTGGTGCCATTCGAGCGTCCTAACGACTACGCGACGATGGTGGCGCACGTGAACGACCCGATTCCCTGGTTCTCGGAGCGAGGCGCGGCCAACGTGGTGGGTCCGGGAGTCGAGGCGGTGGTGCGGATGGCGATGGCCAAAGATCCCAAGGATCGTCCTCAGTCGGCCAGCGAGTTGGCCCGCTTGTTCCGCGAGGCGGTGGAACGCCCCGACCGGATTCCCGCCGCCGTCCAACGCATGCCATCGGCCTCGACCGCCTCGACGGCCCCAACTCTCGACCCGCTGGCCAGCGGGTCCACCTTGACTGCCGGCGCGCCGGTGGGAGCCAACATGATGCCCGTCATGTTGATGGGCTTGGTGGGCTTGGGTTTGGTGGTCGTGGGCATTTTGTGGGCGCTTCGATGA
- a CDS encoding class I SAM-dependent methyltransferase: MANAWLVSGYSALVHRGRRLTATVEAWVRGRIDRCDVCGSFGPRPLEPRLMAPALVRLWNLSPELTRAFVEKESGFCGVCGSNLRARRLARVILDLLAPPDPTIRCLDDWWSRADSRCWRIALFNAIPGVDWIAARHAGPHVLRCEYEPSRTDDPTIRREDLTRLNLDTGSLDMVVTSETLEHVPDLNQAWAELRRVLRPGGWHVFTVPQRPDQAKTVARARLSPSGKLEALDELALLYHPGGDWGWPVFTEFGLDLNEVLDRAGFDATLKFGPVSHRDVAQVWVAQRRADSSPVGTKSVSN, translated from the coding sequence GTGGCGAACGCTTGGTTGGTTTCGGGTTACAGCGCGTTGGTCCATCGCGGACGTCGGCTCACAGCGACGGTTGAGGCGTGGGTCCGCGGTCGAATCGACCGTTGCGACGTGTGCGGGTCGTTCGGTCCACGTCCCCTAGAGCCTCGCCTAATGGCTCCGGCGCTGGTTCGCCTTTGGAATTTGTCCCCCGAATTGACCCGTGCCTTCGTCGAGAAGGAAAGCGGCTTTTGCGGCGTGTGCGGGTCCAACCTGCGGGCGCGGCGTCTGGCCCGCGTGATTCTGGACTTGCTCGCGCCCCCTGATCCCACGATCCGCTGTCTCGACGATTGGTGGAGCCGAGCCGACTCGCGGTGTTGGCGGATCGCGTTGTTCAACGCAATACCCGGCGTGGATTGGATCGCGGCCCGGCACGCCGGTCCCCACGTGTTGCGTTGCGAATACGAGCCGTCCCGGACCGACGATCCCACCATCCGCCGGGAGGACCTGACCCGTCTGAATCTAGACACCGGGTCGCTTGATATGGTGGTGACTTCCGAAACCCTCGAGCATGTGCCTGACCTCAACCAAGCCTGGGCAGAACTGCGGCGGGTTTTGCGCCCAGGGGGGTGGCATGTGTTCACGGTTCCGCAGCGTCCCGACCAGGCCAAGACCGTCGCACGAGCGCGTTTGAGCCCCTCGGGGAAACTTGAGGCTCTGGACGAGCTTGCGCTGCTGTATCACCCTGGAGGAGACTGGGGCTGGCCAGTCTTCACCGAGTTCGGTCTGGACTTGAACGAGGTGCTAGATCGGGCAGGCTTTGATGCCACTCTGAAATTCGGGCCGGTTTCCCATCGGGACGTGGCCCAGGTCTGGGTGGCGCAACGTCGTGCCGATTCCTCGCCGGTTGGAACCAAGTCGGTCTCGAACTAG
- a CDS encoding NUDIX domain-containing protein: MTNQLAPRPSRDDEDSLGQSNPDSQAQPGPLEVNPWTTLERRSIYENPWIEVVEDRVLRPDGAPGIYGVVRFKNQAVGVLPVEEDGSIWLVGQWRYTFDHPSWEIPEGGGPEGEDPRETARRELAEETGLTATRIEPMPGLGTLHLSNSVTNEVGWIFRATGLTPGPSAPEGTERLVARRVGFEEAMAMLGRGEITDALSVCALLAEALWRQTQPHAQPTE, from the coding sequence ATGACGAACCAGCTCGCCCCTCGACCCTCCCGCGACGATGAGGATTCCCTGGGTCAAAGCAACCCGGACAGCCAAGCCCAACCCGGTCCGCTGGAGGTCAACCCCTGGACCACGTTGGAGCGACGGTCAATCTATGAGAACCCGTGGATCGAAGTGGTCGAGGATCGGGTCCTTCGACCCGACGGCGCGCCAGGAATCTATGGGGTGGTGCGGTTCAAAAATCAGGCTGTGGGAGTGCTGCCGGTTGAGGAGGACGGCTCGATCTGGCTGGTTGGTCAATGGCGCTACACCTTCGACCACCCCTCCTGGGAGATTCCTGAGGGAGGCGGACCCGAAGGGGAGGACCCCCGCGAGACCGCCCGCCGCGAACTCGCTGAGGAAACCGGATTGACCGCCACGCGGATCGAACCGATGCCGGGACTCGGAACCCTTCATCTGTCCAACTCGGTCACCAACGAGGTTGGTTGGATTTTTCGGGCCACCGGATTGACGCCCGGTCCCAGCGCCCCCGAGGGGACCGAGCGTCTGGTCGCGCGGCGGGTCGGCTTCGAGGAGGCGATGGCGATGCTGGGCCGGGGGGAGATCACCGACGCTCTGAGCGTCTGCGCCTTGCTAGCCGAAGCGCTTTGGCGGCAAACCCAACCCCACGCCCAACCCACGGAGTGA
- the sucD gene encoding succinate--CoA ligase subunit alpha, with protein MSILVNAETRLICQGITGKSGAFHSEQCRAYGTKLVGGVTPGKGGQTTLGDVPVFDSCHEAVAKVGANATMIFVPPSGAADAILEAADAGIALIVAITEGIPVLDMARAVAYLQAHHPQVRLIGPNCPGVITPGQCKIGIMPGYIHQPGRVGVVSRSGTLTYEAVWQLTTLGIGQSTCVGIGGDPVNGTSFVEVLRMFQEDPDTDAVIMMGEIGGDAEERAAAFVKSGGFTKPLAAFIAGQTAPPGKRMGHAGAIISGGSGKASDKIAALEAAGIKVARSPADMGTTLQSVLNA; from the coding sequence ATGTCGATTCTGGTCAATGCCGAGACACGGTTGATTTGTCAGGGGATCACTGGGAAGTCAGGGGCGTTCCATTCGGAGCAATGTCGCGCCTACGGCACCAAGTTGGTGGGCGGGGTTACGCCCGGCAAGGGAGGGCAGACCACGCTGGGCGACGTGCCGGTGTTCGACTCGTGCCACGAGGCGGTGGCTAAGGTTGGGGCCAACGCCACGATGATCTTCGTGCCGCCTTCCGGCGCGGCTGACGCGATTCTGGAAGCGGCCGACGCGGGGATCGCGCTCATTGTCGCCATCACCGAGGGGATTCCGGTGCTAGACATGGCCCGCGCGGTGGCTTATTTGCAGGCGCACCATCCCCAGGTTCGGTTGATTGGTCCGAATTGTCCGGGGGTGATCACGCCGGGTCAGTGCAAGATTGGCATCATGCCGGGCTACATTCACCAGCCGGGACGGGTAGGGGTGGTGTCGCGTTCGGGCACTTTGACCTACGAGGCGGTTTGGCAATTGACCACGCTGGGGATTGGCCAATCGACCTGCGTGGGGATCGGCGGCGATCCGGTCAATGGTACCAGCTTTGTGGAGGTGTTGCGGATGTTCCAGGAGGACCCAGACACCGACGCAGTCATCATGATGGGCGAGATCGGCGGCGACGCGGAGGAGAGGGCCGCAGCATTCGTCAAGTCAGGCGGCTTTACCAAGCCGCTGGCCGCCTTCATCGCCGGTCAAACCGCGCCTCCCGGCAAGCGAATGGGACATGCCGGGGCGATCATCTCGGGAGGTTCAGGCAAGGCGTCCGACAAGATCGCTGCCCTCGAAGCGGCCGGCATCAAAGTCGCCCGCAGCCCCGCCGACATGGGAACCACCCTCCAGTCGGTCCTCAACGCTTGA
- the sucC gene encoding ADP-forming succinate--CoA ligase subunit beta translates to MNIHEYQAKALLKAAGAAVPAGEPATSAEEAARIYDVLGGGLMVVKAQVHAGGRGKGVAVKPSDPSNPVADLATAYEIACGRAAAPEGVRRGVKLVRSREEARQVAEGLLGATLVTYQTGPSGSPVHTVLVTVGHDIDRELYLGMTVDRTLKCPVLIASTEGGVDIETVAAQTPEKIHREPIDVGLRLRDFQARKVARALGLTGAAAKNGQKFLAALVDLFLDKDVALAEINPLIVTKDHQVLALDAKISFDDNALFRHPEIAAMRDVQEEDPAELRAAQAGLSYVSLDGDIACLVNGAGLAMSTMDIIKYHGGAPANFLDVGGGASKEQVQEGFRILLASPRVKAVLVNIFGGIMRCDTIAGALLAAYDELQFNLPLVVRLEGTNVKEGKALLEQSGRPIITADGLTDAAQKVVAAAKGQT, encoded by the coding sequence ATGAATATTCACGAGTATCAGGCCAAGGCGTTGCTCAAGGCGGCCGGAGCGGCGGTGCCCGCGGGCGAACCGGCGACCAGCGCCGAGGAGGCCGCCCGGATTTACGACGTGTTGGGCGGCGGGTTGATGGTCGTCAAGGCTCAGGTTCACGCTGGGGGTCGGGGTAAGGGTGTGGCGGTCAAGCCGTCGGACCCATCCAATCCGGTGGCTGATCTGGCCACCGCTTACGAGATCGCCTGCGGGCGGGCTGCGGCACCTGAAGGGGTCAGGCGTGGGGTCAAGCTGGTCCGCAGCCGCGAGGAAGCCCGCCAGGTGGCCGAGGGGTTGCTGGGGGCCACTCTGGTCACCTATCAGACTGGACCCAGCGGCAGCCCAGTTCACACTGTGTTGGTGACAGTCGGCCACGACATTGACCGGGAACTGTATCTCGGGATGACCGTGGACCGCACCCTTAAGTGTCCGGTGTTGATCGCCTCGACCGAGGGCGGGGTAGACATCGAGACCGTCGCGGCTCAAACCCCGGAGAAGATTCACCGCGAGCCGATCGACGTGGGGCTGCGTCTGCGTGACTTCCAGGCCCGCAAGGTCGCTCGCGCCCTGGGACTGACTGGCGCAGCGGCCAAGAACGGTCAGAAATTCCTGGCCGCGTTGGTCGATTTGTTTCTGGACAAGGATGTGGCGCTGGCTGAAATCAACCCGCTGATCGTTACCAAGGACCACCAAGTGCTGGCGTTGGATGCCAAGATCAGCTTTGACGATAATGCGTTATTTCGTCATCCCGAGATTGCCGCGATGCGGGATGTGCAGGAGGAGGATCCAGCGGAGTTGCGAGCAGCTCAGGCGGGGTTGTCCTATGTGAGTTTGGACGGCGACATTGCCTGTCTGGTCAACGGGGCCGGTTTGGCGATGTCCACAATGGACATCATCAAGTATCACGGCGGCGCTCCGGCCAACTTCTTGGACGTTGGCGGTGGGGCCAGCAAGGAGCAGGTGCAGGAGGGCTTCCGGATTTTGCTGGCTTCGCCGCGGGTCAAGGCGGTGCTGGTGAACATTTTTGGCGGCATCATGCGATGCGACACAATCGCGGGGGCATTGTTGGCCGCCTACGACGAATTGCAGTTCAACCTGCCGTTAGTGGTTCGTCTGGAAGGGACCAACGTCAAGGAGGGCAAGGCACTGTTGGAACAATCAGGTCGTCCGATCATCACCGCCGACGGTTTGACCGACGCGGCTCAAAAGGTAGTCGCAGCCGCCAAGGGCCAAACCTGA